Sequence from the Actinomycetota bacterium genome:
AAGCGGCAGCGGGGCCACACCCCTGCCCGGGTGAGGAACCCCTCCGCCTGGCGGGCGTTCTCGGGATCCGTGTCGGTCAGGGTCACCTCGCCGCCCTCCCCGACCGCCCGGGCGAACCAGTAGGCCGAGAACCCGAAGCCCGAGCCCATCTCGAACACCCGGCGGGCACCGATGGAGCGGGCGAGGAGCTCGACGGTGGAGCCCACGACCCGGCCCACGATCGGGAAGCCCCGCTGCTCGGCGAGCGCCTCCATGTCCTGCAGCACGGGCTCGTCGAACCGGTCGGTGAGCCGGCGCAGGTAGGCCGAGACGTCGGCGTCGATGAAATCCACGGGCCCCATCCTCTCACCCGAAAACCGAAGGAAGCCGGGGGAAGCCGGGGGACACCGGGGGTACCGTGGGAACCATGGCCGCCACCGACCAGCACGCCCTCGACACCGTCCGGGGCTGGATCGCCGGAGCGAGGTCGATCGTCGCCCTCACCGGTGCCGGCATCTCCACCGAGTCCGGGATCCCGGACTTCCGGGGGCCGTCCGGGGTGTGGACCCGGGACGCCAAGGCGGAGCGCCTGAGCCACATCGACGCCTACGTCTCCGATCCCGCCCTCCGGGTCGAGGTCTGGCGCCAGCGCATTGCCCACCCGGCGTGGAGCGCGGTGGCGAACCCGGGCCACCGGGCGTTGGTCGACCTGGAGCACTCGGGGCGGCTCTCGATGCTGGTGACCCAGAACATCGACGGCCTCCACCGCGACGCCGGCACGTCGCCCGGCCTCCTCATCGAGATCCACGGCACCATGCGGGACGTCATCTGCCTGGCATGCGGCGACCGGTTCCCCGCCCAGCAGGCCTTCGACCGGGTCCGGGCGGGCGAGGAGGACCCGCCCTGCCTGGGCTGCGGCGGCATCCTGAAGTCGGCCACCATCTCGTTCGGCCAGTCCCTCATCCCCGAGGACCTCGCCCGGGCCGAGCGGGCGGCCGCGGAGTGCGACCTCCTCCTCGCCATCGGCACATCGCTGCTGGTCTACCCGGTGGCGGGCCTGCCCCGCATCGCCCTGGAGCACGGCGCCCGACTGGTGATCGTCAACGGTGAGCCGACCCCCTATGACGGCGCCGCCCACGCCGTGGTCCGCCTGCCCATCGGCCAGGTGCTCCCCCGCCTCATCCCTCACGAACCGGGCCGGCTGCCCTCGTAGAAGGCCACGGCCGCCGCGCTCGCCACGTTCAGCGAGTCGACCCCGGCCGCGATCGGGATGCGGACTGCCGCATCGGCCGCCGAGAGGGCTGCCGCAGACAGGCCGGGGCCCTCGGTGCCCAGCAGGAACGCCACCCGGTCCCGGGCGCCCAGGCCCAGCGAGCGGATGTCTGCCGCCCCGGCACCCGGCGTGAGGGCGACAACGTAGAACCCCTCCGCCCGCAACCACCCGATGCCCCCCGGCCACGCCGCCAGCCGGGCGGAGGGCACCGAGAGGACGTGGCCGATCGAGACCCGGATGCAGCGGCGGTAGAAGGGGTCACAACATTCGGGCGACAGCAGCACGGCGTCCAGCCCGAAGGCGGCGGCGTTGCGAAAGATGCCGCCCAGGTTCTCGTGGTCGGTGACCGCCTCGGTGACCGCCACCCGCCGGGCGGAGGCCACCAGGGCCGCCGGGTCCACCGCCGGCCCCCGGAGGGCCGACGCCAGGACCCCCCGGTGGATGTTGAAGCCCGCCACCGCGTTCATGACCGCCTGGTTCGCCACGTAGACCGGGTGGGCGACGCCATCGAGCAGCGCCCCGAGAGCGGCCAGCCCCTTCGGGGTCACCAGCACCGAGCGCACGCCGAACCCGGACCCGAGCAGCCGGCGGACGACGAGCTCGCCCTCGGCGATGAAGATCCCCTGGCCGCCCGCCCCCGGCTCCTCGACCGCCCGGCGCAGGTCAGCATCCTTCAGGCCGATGTAGTCGGCCAACCGGGGATCCCCGGGGTCGTCGACCTCGACCGGGGCGCTCACCCGATATCGACCAGCACCTTGCCCACCGCCCCCGCCTCGACGGCCTCGTGCGCGGCGGCCATCTCCTCGAGCGGGAAGCGGATCACGGGCAGGCCGGCCGCCTCCCCCACCCGGAGAGCGCCGTCCGCCACGGCGCTCGCCACGGCGGCCACCGCCGCCTGCTTCACCGCCGGGGCCAATCCGTACACGAGCACGAACTGCCACCGGGCATTCAGCACCATCGAGGGCCGCACCGGGATCGCCGCCTCCGGGGTCCCGCCGCTGGCGTAGGAGGCCACGGTGCCCCCGGGAGCGAGCACCGCCATGTCCAGGGCGGCATTGGCGACGACGGCCACTTCGACCACCAGGTCCACGCCGCCCGGAGCCGCCGCCCGGATGGCCGACCCGGCGTCCTCGGTGCGGTAGTTCACCACGCAGTGCGCCCCGGCGGCGGCCGCCAGGACGCCCTTCTCGGGACTGCTGACGGTCGTGATCACGGTCGCCCCGGCCCAGCGGGCGAGCTCGATGGCGGCGTGGCCCACCGACCCGGCCCCACCGGCCACCAGGACCGTCCTGCCCGCCAGCGCCCCGGGGGCCAACTGGGCCGGGCCCTCCCCCGCCGTGAGGCAGCGGTGGGCGGTGATCGCCGGGGTGCCGAGGCTGGCGCCGAGCTCGAACGGGGCGCCCCCGGGCAGGGCGACGGCGTGGTCGGCGGGGAGGGCGACGAACTCCTGGCCGGTGCCCCCCGGGCGCTGGAACTGGGCTTCCCACAGCCAGACCCGCTCCCCCACCCGGCCCTCCGGGACACCCGGGCCCACCGCCTCGATCACGCCGGCGCCGTCCTGGTTCGGTACCACCTCGGGGAAGGGCGTCGGCTGATCGGGCGCGCTCCCCCGGCGCACCTTCCAGTCGGTCGGGTTGACGCCCGATACCGCCACCCGGACCAGCACCTCGCCCGGACCCGGGTCGGGTACGGGCCGCTCAGCCAGCTGCAGCACCTCCGGCCCCCCGGTGCGGGAATACACGATTGCCTTCATCTTGTCGCTCCTCCCTTATGCCAACAGAGCCATCGTCCCACGCAGGGCCGGAGTGCCAAGAGTTCAAGAGGTGTTCACGCTCCGTTCACACAAACGGGGCGTTGCGCTGCGCGGCACTGTGTAGGCTCGAGAGAGAACCGATGAACAGGACCGAGGGGCCGAGAGGCCGGAGAAGCCATTGAAGAGGGGACAGCCGGGTCCCGAGACCGCCGTGGACCGCCTGCTGGAGCGCCAGCGGTTGGCGCAGGCACTGGCCTACGTCCCGGCCGGGGTCCGCCTGCTCGACGTGGGGTGCGGCGACGGCGCCCTCCTGCGGGCCGCCGGATCCCGGATCGGATGGGGGGTGGGCATCGACCCCGCCCTCCCCGGCACCATCATCGGGCGCAACTACCGGTTGGTCCGGGGGGCGTTCCCCCAGCACCTCGACGACCGGGACCCCTTCGACGTCATCACCCTGCTGGCGCTCCTCGAGGAAGTACCCCGGGGCCAGCTCCCCGCCCTGGCCTCGGCCTGCGCCATGCACCTGCACCCGGGCGGGCGCCTCATCGTCACCACGCCCTCACCGGGGGTGGACGGGGTGGCCCGCCTGCTGGAGAGCGCCCACGTCATCTCGGGCCCGCCCCGGCGGCGCACCCTGCTCGATGCCGCCGAGATCCGGGACGTCTTCGCCGCCGCCGGGCTTTCCATCGAGGCCAGCCGGCACTTCGAGCTCGGCTACAACAACGTGCTGGTTTTCGCCCGGAACCGCCTGGCGCGGACCTTCATCCAGCTGCCCGACACCGCCCCCCGGCACCCGGTCCTCTCCGGCCGGGGCTGATCCCCCGGCGGCCCGCCGGCTGGTGTAGCGCTCGTACTGCATCCGGAACAGGGCGATCACGCCCTCGGCGTCCTCGGGGCGGCGCATCCAGCAGCTCACCCACCCGCTGTCGGGCAGCACATGGTGGGGCTCGGCCCGGCCTGCAGCGATCACCTCGTCGTGGATGCGGCGGGGGAAGGGCAGGTCCGCCAGGCGGTCGCCGTGCACGTGGCCCAACTCCCGGCGGCCGAGCCGGTACTCGATCCCGCCGAAGCGGTGCACGGTGGTCGCAACCCCCGGCCAGGATGCCACCGCCTCACGGATCAACTGGCCGGCGGATTTCGCAGACGTGGCCATGAACCACGGTACTCCGGGCCAAATTTTTAACTTGACCGCCGCGCCCGGCGTCCGGAGAATCAAGAGAAATCGGCGATTCCCGTGCCACTGGGGGCCCCCGCTTGTATCACCAAACGGACAACTCGCCAGCGATTCACGTACCACCGGCCCCCGATCCCGCCCGGGGGGCCGCCGCTATCCACACCGGCGCCTCGGCCGCCATGCTGGCCACCCGCGGCGCCAGCCCCGGGGTCGTCCCGGCCAAGATCCGGGCACCCAGGGCGGATGGCATGCGCCGGCTCCGGCTCGAGGAGGCCCTCGCCGCCGGGGCGTGGGACCGCACGCTGAGCCTGATAGCCGCCCCGGCGGGCGCGGGCAAGACGACGCTGCTGGCCCAGTGCGCCGCCGCGCTGGGCGCGCCGGCCGCCTGGTACCGGGTCGAGGAATCCGACGGCGACGCCCGCCTTGCGCTGGCCTACCTCGAGGCCACCCTGCGTGACGCCCTCCCCGGCCTGCCCGGCCTCCCGGGCGGGTGGGCGAGCGTGGAGGACGCCGTGCTCGCCCTGGAGGGGTCCCCCGCCACCCGGGTGGTCCTGGTGGTCGACGACCTCCACCTCCTCGAGGGGACACCGGCGGCCGGGGCCTTCGAGCAGTTGCTCGCCTACCGGCCCCCGTCGCTGGCCGTCCTGGCCGCCACCCGGCGCGTGCCGTCCCTGGCCCTGCTCACCCGCCTGCGCATCGCCGGCCAGCTCCTCTACCTGGGGGCCGAGGACCTCCGCTTCCGGAGCTGGGAGGTGGAGCGCCTGTTCGCCGAGCACTACCGCCAGCCCCTCC
This genomic interval carries:
- a CDS encoding RNA methyltransferase, with amino-acid sequence MSAPVEVDDPGDPRLADYIGLKDADLRRAVEEPGAGGQGIFIAEGELVVRRLLGSGFGVRSVLVTPKGLAALGALLDGVAHPVYVANQAVMNAVAGFNIHRGVLASALRGPAVDPAALVASARRVAVTEAVTDHENLGGIFRNAAAFGLDAVLLSPECCDPFYRRCIRVSIGHVLSVPSARLAAWPGGIGWLRAEGFYVVALTPGAGAADIRSLGLGARDRVAFLLGTEGPGLSAAALSAADAAVRIPIAAGVDSLNVASAAAVAFYEGSRPGS
- a CDS encoding Sir2 family NAD-dependent protein deacetylase; this translates as MAATDQHALDTVRGWIAGARSIVALTGAGISTESGIPDFRGPSGVWTRDAKAERLSHIDAYVSDPALRVEVWRQRIAHPAWSAVANPGHRALVDLEHSGRLSMLVTQNIDGLHRDAGTSPGLLIEIHGTMRDVICLACGDRFPAQQAFDRVRAGEEDPPCLGCGGILKSATISFGQSLIPEDLARAERAAAECDLLLAIGTSLLVYPVAGLPRIALEHGARLVIVNGEPTPYDGAAHAVVRLPIGQVLPRLIPHEPGRLPS
- a CDS encoding O-methyltransferase; the encoded protein is MDFIDADVSAYLRRLTDRFDEPVLQDMEALAEQRGFPIVGRVVGSTVELLARSIGARRVFEMGSGFGFSAYWFARAVGEGGEVTLTDTDPENARQAEGFLTRAGVWPRCRFVVGDAMVALREIPGEFDIVYCDIDKEGYPGAWALARERVRVGGLYICDNVLWSGKVARDNDEASTVAIRRHNDLIAADPDFDSAIVPTRDGVMVALRRR
- a CDS encoding NADPH:quinone reductase, with the protein product MKAIVYSRTGGPEVLQLAERPVPDPGPGEVLVRVAVSGVNPTDWKVRRGSAPDQPTPFPEVVPNQDGAGVIEAVGPGVPEGRVGERVWLWEAQFQRPGGTGQEFVALPADHAVALPGGAPFELGASLGTPAITAHRCLTAGEGPAQLAPGALAGRTVLVAGGAGSVGHAAIELARWAGATVITTVSSPEKGVLAAAAGAHCVVNYRTEDAGSAIRAAAPGGVDLVVEVAVVANAALDMAVLAPGGTVASYASGGTPEAAIPVRPSMVLNARWQFVLVYGLAPAVKQAAVAAVASAVADGALRVGEAAGLPVIRFPLEEMAAAHEAVEAGAVGKVLVDIG
- a CDS encoding class I SAM-dependent methyltransferase, translating into MKRGQPGPETAVDRLLERQRLAQALAYVPAGVRLLDVGCGDGALLRAAGSRIGWGVGIDPALPGTIIGRNYRLVRGAFPQHLDDRDPFDVITLLALLEEVPRGQLPALASACAMHLHPGGRLIVTTPSPGVDGVARLLESAHVISGPPRRRTLLDAAEIRDVFAAAGLSIEASRHFELGYNNVLVFARNRLARTFIQLPDTAPRHPVLSGRG